From Salvia splendens isolate huo1 chromosome 16, SspV2, whole genome shotgun sequence, a single genomic window includes:
- the LOC121771805 gene encoding probable methyltransferase PMT26, with product MALGKYSRVDARKSSSGYCSTVTIVVFVALCLVGVWMMTSTSVVPGQTTDVSQENKNEERTPVTEISSENKNDEANNEETNTDNTPTDEGKQKQFEDNPGDLPEDATKGDANANQVEKNDVPEQTAKTEEEKPEEKSGDEKKDDRDGSKDDSEDGEKKKVEVNQDLEAGENKETNLDNEQTPEGDSGKTDGEKEDGQTEEKADKENSTEKKDNSSEVFPSGAQSELTDESTTQNGSFPTQATESKNEKEAQKSSGSENGSQYSWKLCSTTAGPDYIPCLDNLLAIKKLPSTKHYEHRERHCPENPPTCLVPLPEGYQRSIEWPTSREKIWYHNVPHSKLAEVKGHQNWVKVSGEYLTFPGGGTQFKHGALHYIDFIQQSVPDIAWGKRSRVVLDVGCGVASFGGFLFDRDVLTMSLAPKDEHEAQTQFALERGIPAISAVMGTARLPYPGRVFDIVHCARCRVPWHIEGGKLLLELNRLLRPGGFFVWSATPIYQKLAEDVEIWEAMKKLTKAMCWEVVSITKDRVNGVGIAVYRKPMTNECYEQRSKSDPPLCQDSDDPNAAWNVPLQACMHKIPVASTERGSQWPEEWPARVEKAPYWLSSSEVGVYGKPAPEDFVSDYQHWKRVVKNSYLQGLGIDWSNVRNVMDMRPVYGGLAAALRELNIWVMNVVNIDAPDTLPVIYERGLFGIYHDWCESFSTYPRSYDLLHADHLFSKIKKKCNFMALVAEVDRILRPEGKIIIRDSVDIINELEAIFKSMQWDIRMTYSKDKEGLLCAKKSMWRPTEEEKVTYALA from the exons ATGGCTTTAGGGAAATACTCTAGAGTTGATGCTAGGAAATCATCATCGGGCTATTGTTCGACAGTCACGATTGTGGTTTTTGTAGCCCTATGTCTAGTTGGGGTATGGATGATGACGTCTACCTCTGTAGTTCCTGGCCAGACTACTGATGTTTCACAGGAGAACAAAAATGAGGAGAGAACACCTGTAACTGAGATCAGTTCTGAGAACAAAAACGATGAGGCCAACAATGAGGAGACCAACACTGATAATACTCCAACTGATGAGGGAAAACAAAAGCAGTTTGAGGATAACCCCGGGGATTTGCCCGAGGATGCAACCAAAGGGGATGCAAATGCAAATCAGGTGGAGAAAAATGATGTGCCTGAGCAGACAGCAAAAACCGAAGAGGAAAAGCCGGAAGAGAAGTCAGGGGATGAAAAGAAAGATGACAGGGATGGATCGAAAGACGACTCGGAAGATggtgagaaaaaaaaagttgaagtGAATCAAGATTTGGAAGCTGGAGAGAATAAAGAAACTAATTTAGATAATGAGCAGACGCCTGAAGGAGACTCAGGTAAAACAGATGGAGAAAAAGAAGATGGCCAGACAGAGGAGAAGGCGGACAAAGAGAACTCCACTGAGAAAAAGGACAATTCAAGTGAAGTGTTTCCATCTGGGGCCCAGTCAGAGCTGACAGAtgaatcaacaactcaaaatggatCATTTCCAACTCAGGCCACAGAGTCGAAAAATGAGAAAGAGGCTCAAAAGTCATCTGGTTCTGAAAATGGAAGTCAATACAGTTGGAAGCTTTGTAGCACTACTGCTGGGCCAGATTACATCCCGTGCCTTGATAACTTGCTGGCAATAAAGAAACTTCCATCAACTAAGCACTATGAACACAGAGAGAGGCATTGTCCCGAAAATCCGCCTACCTGCCTTGTTCCCCTTCCTGAAGGATACCAACGTTCAATAGAGTGGCCTACAAGTCGGGAAAAA ATTTGGTACCATAATGTTCCCCACAGCAAACTTGCAGAAGTTAAAGGACACCAAAATTGGGTTAAAGTTAGTGGTGAATACCTAACCTTCCCTGGTGGTGGTACCCAGTTTAAGCATGGTGCTCTTCACTACATTGACTTTATACAACAG TCTGTGCCTGACATTGCCTGGGGCAAGCGATCCCGAGTGGTTCTGGATGTTGGCTGTGGAGTTGCTAGCTTTGGGGGTTTCCTCTTTGATAGGGATGTCCTGACCATGTCATTGGCCCCAAAAGATGAGCATGAGGCTCAGACTCAGTTTGCACTTGAAAGAGGAATTCCCGCAATATCTGCTGTCATGGGTACCGCGAGGCTTCCATATCCTGGAAGAGTTTTTGATATCGTCCATTGTGCACGTTGCCGGGTGCCCTGGCACATTGAAG GTGGGAAGCTTCTCTTGGAACTGAATCGATTACTACGACCTGGTGGTTTCTTTGTTTGGTCTGCCACTcccatttaccaaaaattggCTGAAGATGTTGAGATTTGGGAAg CTATGAAGAAATTGACTAAAGCTATGTGCTGGGAAGTTGTTTCAATAACCAAGGACAGAGTAAATGGAGTAGGAATTGCGGTATATCGCAAACCTATGACAAATGAGTGCTATGAACAAAGGTCAAAGAGTGATCCTCCATTATGTCAAGACTCTGATGATCCCAATGCTGCCTG GAATGTGCCTCTTCAAGCATGCATGCACAAAATACCTGTTGCTTCTACAGAACGTGGCTCTCAATGGCCAGAAGAATGGCCCGCGAGGGTGGAGAAAGCACCTTACTGGTTGTCAAGTTCGGAGGTTGGAGTTTATGGTAAACCAGCTCCAGAAGATTTTGTGTCCGATTACCAACACTGGAAACGTGTTGTAAAGAACTCATATCTCCAAGGACTTGGAATAGACTGGTCAAATGTGAGGAATGTCATGGATATGCGACCAGTCTATGGAGG ATTGGCAGCTGCTTTGAGAGAGTTGAATATTTGGGTAATGAATGTGGTCAATATAGATGCTCCGGATACACTTCCTGTCATTTACGAACGCGGTCTATTTGGAATTTATCATGACTGGTGTGAATCGTTCAGTACCTACCCACGCTCTTATGATCTTCTCCATGCTGACCACCTCTTCTCCAAGATTAAAAAGAA GTGTAATTTCATGGCCTTAGTGGCGGAAGTAGATCGGATTTTGAGACCCGAAGGGAAGATCATCATCAGGGACAGTGTGGATATCATCAATGAGCTTGAGGCCATATTCAAATCTATGCAGTGGGATATTCGCATGACCTACTCTAAGGACAAGGAAGGATTGCTCTGCGCTAAGAAATCTATGTGGCGACCTACTGAGGAAGAGAAGGTAACGTACGCCCTTGCTTGA